One stretch of Thermanaerosceptrum fracticalcis DNA includes these proteins:
- a CDS encoding Tex family protein produces MDFTKILSQELGWSYSGTGQAIKLLEEGNTIPFIARYRKEATGEMDEETLRKLAERLEYLKNLTKRKEEILRLIEELGKLTPELTAEINEASTLQQLEDLYRPYRPKRRTRASIAKEQGLEPLALIIADQSLEGGDLLEIARTYLNPEAGIDSPEAALAGARDIVAEQVADDPLLRELARKVYWAKGELVTKGESAEPTPYEMYYAYREPVRSIPPHRILAINRGEKEDVLKVRIEVPEEEIIHLLYHRFVTNPRSLGAGAMQEAVEDGCKRLLFPSLEREIRNELTAKGEEQAIKVFSHNLRNLLLQPPLRNQVVLGIDPGFRTGCKLAVVDETGKLLEVGVIYPHPPQNKKQEAQELLQSLVKKWHVHVIAIGNGTASRETEAVVAEFIRENDLPVKYTIVSEAGASVYSASPLAAKEFPELDLSYRSGISIARRLQDPLAELVKIDPKSVGVGQYQHDVNAKDLNQALAGVVESCVNTVGVELNTASVSLLQYVAGLSASVAKAIVARREKEGKFRLREELLKVPRLGPQTFQQCAGFIRIAQGDNPLENTPVHPESYELACLLLAEIGFALNDLRTKGERIRAALENVDPQAMARKLGAGVPTVRDIIEALKRPGRDPREDLPPVLLRQDVLTLDDLQEGMVLQGTVRNVVDFGAFVDIGIKQDGLVHLSQMSDKYIRHPMEVVAVGDIVKVAVLSVDKIRGRISLTMRGID; encoded by the coding sequence ATGGATTTTACGAAGATACTAAGCCAGGAGCTGGGCTGGTCGTACAGCGGTACTGGACAGGCCATTAAATTGCTGGAAGAAGGGAATACTATCCCCTTTATCGCCCGCTACCGTAAAGAAGCCACAGGGGAGATGGACGAGGAGACCCTGAGAAAACTGGCGGAAAGGCTGGAGTATTTAAAAAATCTGACCAAACGCAAAGAAGAAATCCTGCGCCTTATTGAGGAATTGGGTAAACTTACTCCGGAACTAACTGCTGAAATAAATGAGGCTTCAACACTGCAGCAGTTAGAAGATTTATACCGTCCTTATCGTCCCAAACGCCGTACCAGAGCCAGTATTGCCAAAGAGCAGGGCCTGGAGCCCCTGGCTCTGATCATCGCCGATCAATCCCTGGAGGGGGGAGATTTACTGGAGATAGCCCGCACTTATCTTAATCCGGAAGCGGGTATTGATTCGCCTGAAGCAGCACTGGCAGGAGCCAGGGATATCGTTGCCGAGCAGGTCGCGGATGACCCCTTGCTTAGGGAACTGGCCAGAAAAGTTTATTGGGCCAAAGGGGAATTAGTGACAAAAGGGGAAAGTGCCGAACCTACACCTTATGAAATGTACTATGCTTACCGGGAACCTGTGCGCAGCATTCCTCCCCACCGTATTCTTGCCATTAACCGGGGAGAAAAAGAGGATGTCCTGAAGGTCAGAATCGAGGTACCGGAGGAAGAGATTATTCATCTTCTTTATCACAGGTTCGTGACTAACCCTAGAAGTTTAGGGGCCGGGGCCATGCAGGAAGCAGTGGAAGACGGCTGCAAGAGGCTTTTATTTCCCAGTTTGGAGCGGGAGATCAGGAACGAGCTGACAGCTAAAGGTGAAGAGCAGGCCATTAAAGTCTTTTCTCACAACCTGCGCAATCTTTTATTGCAGCCTCCATTACGCAATCAGGTTGTGCTGGGGATCGATCCCGGTTTTCGTACCGGCTGCAAACTGGCTGTAGTCGATGAAACAGGTAAATTATTAGAGGTTGGCGTGATTTATCCTCATCCCCCTCAGAATAAAAAACAGGAAGCCCAGGAGCTCTTGCAATCTCTCGTCAAAAAATGGCATGTTCATGTTATCGCCATAGGTAATGGCACGGCTTCCCGGGAAACGGAAGCTGTGGTGGCCGAATTTATCCGGGAAAATGATTTGCCGGTAAAATACACTATTGTCAGCGAAGCGGGGGCTTCTGTGTATTCCGCTTCCCCCCTGGCTGCTAAAGAGTTTCCCGAGCTGGATTTATCCTACCGGAGCGGGATCTCCATTGCCCGGCGCCTCCAGGATCCTTTGGCCGAGCTGGTCAAGATCGATCCTAAATCGGTAGGTGTAGGGCAGTACCAGCATGATGTAAATGCCAAAGATTTAAACCAGGCTTTGGCCGGTGTGGTGGAGTCCTGTGTGAATACGGTAGGTGTGGAACTGAATACCGCTTCGGTTTCGTTATTACAATATGTAGCCGGTTTAAGTGCTTCCGTAGCTAAGGCCATTGTGGCCCGCAGGGAAAAAGAGGGTAAGTTCCGGCTGAGGGAAGAGTTGCTAAAGGTTCCGCGTTTAGGGCCCCAGACCTTCCAGCAGTGTGCCGGTTTTATCCGTATCGCCCAAGGGGATAACCCCCTGGAAAATACCCCGGTTCATCCGGAGTCTTATGAATTGGCCTGTCTTTTGCTGGCAGAGATAGGTTTTGCCCTGAATGATTTACGGACAAAGGGTGAAAGAATCAGAGCTGCCCTGGAAAACGTTGATCCCCAGGCTATGGCCCGGAAACTGGGGGCGGGAGTTCCCACTGTCCGTGATATTATTGAGGCTCTAAAGCGCCCCGGCCGCGACCCCCGGGAAGACCTTCCACCTGTTTTATTGAGACAGGATGTTTTAACTTTGGATGATTTGCAGGAAGGCATGGTCTTACAGGGTACTGTGCGCAATGTCGTTGATTTTGGGGCCTTTGTAGATATTGGCATAAAACAGGACGGGTTAGTCCACTTATCGCAGATGAGTGACAAATATATCAGGCATCCAATGGAAGTTGTCGCTGTGGGTGATATTGTCAAAGTGGCTGTGTTAAGTGTGGATAAAATACGGGGCAGAATCAGCCTTACCATGCGGGGGATTGATTAG